Proteins co-encoded in one Prunus persica cultivar Lovell chromosome G6, Prunus_persica_NCBIv2, whole genome shotgun sequence genomic window:
- the LOC18772303 gene encoding cyclin-L1-1 isoform X2 gives MIYTAIDTFYLTDEQLQNSPSRKDGIDEATETTLRIYGCDLIQESGILLRLPQAVMATGQVLFHRFYCKKSFARFNVKKVAASCLWLASKLEECPKKARQVIIVFHRMECRRENLPIEPLDPYSKKYSDLKMELSKAERHILKEMGFICHVEHPHKFISNYLATLETPPELTQEAWNLANDSLRTTLCVRFKSEVVACGVVYAAARRFQVPLPENPPWWKAFDAEKSGIDEVCRVLAHLYSLPKAKYVPVCKDGDSFTFSNKSWNSQSQPNPKAAAEVNPESGGSKGVLAKLATDKLKDSKESDESMPIEGEAKEDFSMKSKSERRTESSGDKSKDRDRERERERDRDRDRDRDRMKVRDRDRGRDSDRERDREEAERDRTKDRGYRSKDRAKDSGGHLEKSRHHSSRDRDYHNSSYSSRDKDRHRHHSYA, from the exons ATGATATACACGGCGATAGACACGTTCTATCTGACCGATGAGCAATTGCAGAACTCGCCGTCGAGAAAGGACGGCATAGATGAGGCCACGGAGACCACGCTCAGAATCTATGGCTGTGATTTAATCCAAGAAAGCGGAATTTTGCTCAGATT ACCTCAAGCTGTTATGGCCACTGGTCAGGTTCTGTTTCACCGATTCTATTGTAAGAAGTCCTTTGCACGCTTCAACGTCAAG AAAGTTGCTGCTAGCTGTTTGTGGCTTGCATCAAAACTGGAGGAATGCCCTAAAAAAGCCAGGCAGGTTATCATTGTTTTCCACAGGATGGAATGTAGGAGGGAGAACCTACCCATTGAGCCATTGGACCCGTATTCAAAG aAATATTCGGACTTGAAGATGGAGTTGAGTAAAGCAGAAAGACATATTTTAAAGGAGATGGGTTTCATTTGTCATGTTGAGCATCCTCATAAGTTTATATCAAATTATCTTGCCACTCTGGAGACACCACCAGAATTAACACAAGAAGCCTGGAATCTAGCAAATGACAG TTTGCGTACAACATTGTGTGTGCGATTCAAGAGTGAGGTTGTTGCTTGTGGTGTAGTTTATGCTGCTGCTCGGAGGTTTCAAGTGCCCCTTCCTGAGAATCCGCCATGGTGGAAGGCATTTGATGCTGAAAAATCAGGGATTGACGAAGTTTGTAGGGTGCTGGCTCATCTGTACAGCCTTCCTAAAGCAAAGTACGTACCAGTCTGTAAGGATGGAGATTCTTTTACATTTTCTAACAAATCATGGAATTCACAGTCTCAGCCAAATCCAAAG GCTGCAGCAGAAGTCAATCCTGAATCTGGTGGATCAAAGGGTGTGTTGGCCAAGCTAGCCACGGACAAGCTGAAGGACTCTAAAGAGAGTGATGAAAGTATGCCTATTGAGGGAGAGGCAAAAGAAGATTTCAGTATGAAATCCAAGTCTGAACGCAGAACGGAATCTAGTGGTGATAAAAGCAAGGACAGAGacagggagagggagagggagagagacagagacagggACAGGGATAGGGATAGAATGAAGGTCCGGGATCGTGATAGGGGCAGGGATTCTGACCGGGAACGAGATCGAGAGGAGGCTGAGAGGGACAGAACCAAGGACCGAGGTTATCGTTCCAAGGATAGAGCAAAAGATTCAG GGGGCCATTTGGAGAAATCAAGACATCACTCGTCACGAG ATCGTGACTATCACAATTCCTCCTATTCTTCGCGGGATAAGGATCGCCATAGACATCATTCTTACGCTTGA
- the LOC18772303 gene encoding cyclin-L1-1 isoform X1, producing the protein MIYTAIDTFYLTDEQLQNSPSRKDGIDEATETTLRIYGCDLIQESGILLRLPQAVMATGQVLFHRFYCKKSFARFNVKKVAASCLWLASKLEECPKKARQVIIVFHRMECRRENLPIEPLDPYSKKYSDLKMELSKAERHILKEMGFICHVEHPHKFISNYLATLETPPELTQEAWNLANDSLRTTLCVRFKSEVVACGVVYAAARRFQVPLPENPPWWKAFDAEKSGIDEVCRVLAHLYSLPKAKYVPVCKDGDSFTFSNKSWNSQSQPNPKEVPTNSPSAIDNTSNIKAAAEVNPESGGSKGVLAKLATDKLKDSKESDESMPIEGEAKEDFSMKSKSERRTESSGDKSKDRDRERERERDRDRDRDRDRMKVRDRDRGRDSDRERDREEAERDRTKDRGYRSKDRAKDSGGHLEKSRHHSSRDRDYHNSSYSSRDKDRHRHHSYA; encoded by the exons ATGATATACACGGCGATAGACACGTTCTATCTGACCGATGAGCAATTGCAGAACTCGCCGTCGAGAAAGGACGGCATAGATGAGGCCACGGAGACCACGCTCAGAATCTATGGCTGTGATTTAATCCAAGAAAGCGGAATTTTGCTCAGATT ACCTCAAGCTGTTATGGCCACTGGTCAGGTTCTGTTTCACCGATTCTATTGTAAGAAGTCCTTTGCACGCTTCAACGTCAAG AAAGTTGCTGCTAGCTGTTTGTGGCTTGCATCAAAACTGGAGGAATGCCCTAAAAAAGCCAGGCAGGTTATCATTGTTTTCCACAGGATGGAATGTAGGAGGGAGAACCTACCCATTGAGCCATTGGACCCGTATTCAAAG aAATATTCGGACTTGAAGATGGAGTTGAGTAAAGCAGAAAGACATATTTTAAAGGAGATGGGTTTCATTTGTCATGTTGAGCATCCTCATAAGTTTATATCAAATTATCTTGCCACTCTGGAGACACCACCAGAATTAACACAAGAAGCCTGGAATCTAGCAAATGACAG TTTGCGTACAACATTGTGTGTGCGATTCAAGAGTGAGGTTGTTGCTTGTGGTGTAGTTTATGCTGCTGCTCGGAGGTTTCAAGTGCCCCTTCCTGAGAATCCGCCATGGTGGAAGGCATTTGATGCTGAAAAATCAGGGATTGACGAAGTTTGTAGGGTGCTGGCTCATCTGTACAGCCTTCCTAAAGCAAAGTACGTACCAGTCTGTAAGGATGGAGATTCTTTTACATTTTCTAACAAATCATGGAATTCACAGTCTCAGCCAAATCCAAAG GAAGTTCCTACGAATAGCCCATCAGCTATTGACAATACCTCTAATATAAAGGCTGCAGCAGAAGTCAATCCTGAATCTGGTGGATCAAAGGGTGTGTTGGCCAAGCTAGCCACGGACAAGCTGAAGGACTCTAAAGAGAGTGATGAAAGTATGCCTATTGAGGGAGAGGCAAAAGAAGATTTCAGTATGAAATCCAAGTCTGAACGCAGAACGGAATCTAGTGGTGATAAAAGCAAGGACAGAGacagggagagggagagggagagagacagagacagggACAGGGATAGGGATAGAATGAAGGTCCGGGATCGTGATAGGGGCAGGGATTCTGACCGGGAACGAGATCGAGAGGAGGCTGAGAGGGACAGAACCAAGGACCGAGGTTATCGTTCCAAGGATAGAGCAAAAGATTCAG GGGGCCATTTGGAGAAATCAAGACATCACTCGTCACGAG ATCGTGACTATCACAATTCCTCCTATTCTTCGCGGGATAAGGATCGCCATAGACATCATTCTTACGCTTGA
- the LOC18772473 gene encoding probable protein S-acyltransferase 17 translates to MEVQWILLCHGLVTLLVLVSFLCGQWPIFEGTPIQRINHFLTFGAYDYFQRFVGFVFGAKGTNAISSVEYFCCDRPNPILQIIYLAIVGGTYFLVANSSFGYIPGYYIGEIHRYTSLLAVGVGVLLFLLTCFSDPGTVKADNVSLYLSAYPYDNIIYSEKECSTCKIPKPARSKHCSICDRCVARFDHHCGWMNNCIGERNTQYFMAFLLWHTLLCIYGTVAIGLILAGQIKEFKVIDILTVYYGIENSFRSLSPHVVQWLLGAYNTQILLMVFLAIVSLSLAGFFGYHAKLCLTNTTTNETFKWQEYVNWQRKLNEARASSAALKASISGMSSERKPPENKWRAIFRRSPLKDVEVVVTNNIYDKGFFQNILEIIMPLSRRQLSLRTKSKSG, encoded by the exons ATGGAGGTACAGTGGATTCTGTTGTGCCATGGCTTAGTGACACTGCTTGTTCTAGTCTCCTTCCTCTGTGGCCAATGGCCCATCTTCGAAGGCACGCCCATCCAACGCATCAACCACTTTCTCACCTTCGGCGCCTACGATTACTTTCA AcgatttgttgggtttgtttttggGGCCAAGGGAACTAATGCCATTTCCTCCGTGGAGTATTTCTGCTGTGATCGACCCAATCCAATTTTGCAG ATAATATATCTTGCAATTGTAGGAGGAACGTATTTCTTAGTTGCAAATTCTTCCTTCGGTTACATTCCTGGCTATTATATAGGTGAAATTCACAG GTATACAAGCTTGTTGGCTGTTGGCGTCGGTGTTCTGCTCTTTCTATTAACTTGCTTTTCTGATCCAGGAACAGTGAAGGCTGATAATGTTTCTCTGTATCTCTCTGCTTATCCCTATGACAATATTATATACTCTGAGAAAGAATGTTCAACATGCAAAATTCCAAA ACCTGCTAGGTCTAAGCATTGCAGCATATGTGATCGCTGTGTTGCCCGCTTTGACCATCATTGTGGATGGATG AATAATTGCATAGGTGAGAGAAATACCCAGTACTTCATGGCGTTTCTTTTGTG GCACACCTTACTTTGCATATATGGAACAGTGGCCATTGGGTTAATTCTTGCTGGACAAATTAAAGAATTTAAAGTTATTGATATCCTAACTG TTTATTATGGTATAGAAAATTCTTTTCGCAGTTTATCACCGCATGTTGTGCAG TGGTTGTTGGGGGCCTACAACACTCAAATACTTCTTATGGTGTTTCTTGCAATAGTTTCACTGTCATTGGCGGGTTTCTTTGGTTACCATGCAAAACTTTGTCTGACAAATACTACGACAAAcgag ACTTTCAAGTGGCAAGAGTATGTAAACTGGCAGAGGAAGCTAAATGAAGCAAGGGCGAGTTCTGCAGCACTAAAAGCAAGTATCAGTGGGATGAGTAGTGAAAGAAAACCTCCAGAGAACAAATGGAGAGCCATCTTCCGAAGATCCCCACTTAAAGATGTTGAGGTTGTGGTTACGAATAACATATATGACAAAGGATTCTTTCAGAATATTCTTGAGATCATCATGCCCCTCTCAAGAAGACAGTTGTCTCTGCGAACCAAATCGAAGTCTGGCTGA
- the LOC18775428 gene encoding protein BONZAI 3 yields the protein MGGCFSDVRGGKEAVGGAQPRPTVHNDAVEFFYRSHGAFPLFSQLELTISASNLLDLDVTSKSDPMVIVYAKKSDGKLEELGRTEVILNSLNPVWIEKVSIAYQFEMVQPLIFHVYDVDTKYHNVPVKTLNLRDQEFLGEGSCGLSEIVTKQTRSLTLNLINKNWHGGMRKFGTLTVRAEETIASRSAVEIKFRCSHLENKDLFSKSDPFLRISRIVESGGSIPICKTEVVDNNLNPTWKPVCLSMQQFGSKDTPLVFECFDFNSNGDHVLIGKIQKSVADLEKLYKESSGVNFVFPTSRQGHEKVLKGQLFVDQLFEKEQFSFLDYISSGYELNFMVAVDFTGSNGDPRSPDSLHYIDPYGRLNSYQQAIREVGEVIQFYDVDKRFPAWGFGGRTTNGTVSHCFNLNGSASDFEVEGVEGIMGAYATALHNVSLAGPTLFGQVVNKAAEIAGRSLSSSNNKYYVLLIITDGILTDLQETKDALVRASNLPLSVLIVGVGNADFKQMEILDADSGPRLESSTGRIATRDIVQFVAMREVHSGQISVVQGLLEELPGQFLSYMRSMDTKPLTFHAGQPSTS from the exons atgggaggTTGCTTTTCAGATGTGAGAGGAGGGAAGGAGGCCGTTGGCGGGGCCCAGCCTAGGCCCACAGTTCACAACGACGCCGTTGAGTTCTTTTACAGGTCCCATGGTGCTTTCCCACTATTTTCTCAACTCGAG TTAACCATATCCGCATCTAACTTACTTGATCTTGACGTCACTTCAAAG AGTGATCCCATGGTGATTGTCTATGCCAAAAAAAGTGATGGTAAGCTAGAGGAATTAGGGAGAACTGAAGTAATACTGAATAGTTTGAATCCTGTATGGATAGAGAAAGTTTCAATTGCATATCAGTTCGAGATGGTGCAGCCATTGAT ATTCCATGTGTATGATGTTGATACAAAATATCACAATGTACCTGTAAAG ACACTGAATTTGAGGGATCAAGAATTTCTTGGGGAAGGCAGTTGTGGTCTTTCGGAG ATCGTGACTAAACAAACTCGGAGTTTAACCTTAAATctcataaacaaaaattggcaTGGAGGTATGAGAAAGTTTGGAACACTCACAGTCCGGGCTGAGGAAACTATTGCTTCTAGGAGTGCTGTGGAGATAAAATTTCGATGTTCCcacttggaaaacaaagatCTCTTTTCTAAAAGT GATCCTTTCTTAAGAATATCTAGAATTGTTGAGAGTGGAGGTTCTATTCCAATTTGCAAGACTGAAGTTGTGGATAACAATTTAAATCCAACTTGGAAGCCAGTATGCCTGAGTATGCAGCAATTTGGAAGCAAG GATACCCCATTAGTCTTTGAGTGTTTTGATTTCAACAGCAATGGCGACCATGTTCTTATTGG GAAAATTCAAAAGTCAGTGGCGGACCTGGAAAAACTATACAAAGAAAGTAGTGGTGTgaattttgtctttccaaCTTCTCGTCAGGGTCATGAAAAG GTTTTGAAGGGCCAGCTGTTTGTGGATCAATTGTTTGAGAAGGAACAGTTCAGCTTTCTTGACTATATTTCTAGTGGATATGAGCTTAACTTCATGGTCGCTGTTGATTTTACAG GTTCAAATGGAGATCCTCGAAGTCCTGATTCTTTGCACTATATTGATCCTTATGGTCGGTTGAATTCTTACCAGCAG GCTATAAGAGAAGTAGGGGAAGTCATTCAGTTCTATGATGTTGATAAGCGTTTTCCCGCATGGGGATTTGGGGGTAGGACAACTAATGGTACTGTGTCGCACTGCTTCAACTTGAATGGGAGTGCAAGCGACTTTGAG GTTGAAGGTGTAGAAGGCATCATGGGTGCTTATGCCACTGCTCTACACAACGTTTCTCTGGCAGGACCAACTTTGTTTGGCCAAGTGGTTAACAAAGCTGCGGAAATTGCCGGCAGATCCCTCTCGTCTTCCAACAACAAGTACTATGTCTTGCTTATTATAACG gaTGGAATCCTAACAGACcttcaagaaacaaaagatgCTTTGGTGAGAGCATCTAATCTTCCCCTATCAGTCCTAATAGTTGGAGTGGGTAATGCAGACTTCAAACAAATGGAG ATCCTCGATGCTGACAGTGGACCACGATTAGAGAGTTCTACAGGTCGTATAGCTACACGAGACATTGTACAGTTTGTTGCGATGAGAGAAGTGCATA GTGGGCAGATTTCTGTTGTTCAAGGTCTTTTGGAAGAGCTGCCTGGCCAGTTTTTAAGTTACATGCGTTCCATGGACACGAAGCCACTCACCTTCCATGCAGGCCAACCATCTACATCATAg